In the genome of Pseudanabaena mucicola str. Chao 1806, the window TCGTTACCTAACGTCAGTTCGGGTTAAGCTGGCAAATTTTAGAAGCCCAAAAGTAAAAGCTTTGCTTAGCAAGGCTTTTACTTTTGGGTTTTGAGAGAGGGTTTGCTACTCAAGCCCTCTCTCAAAACCTGTCTCAAATTATCCCGAACTCGCGTTATTTAAAAGGGAATATCGTCATAGTCTGGAGCATTTGTTGCAGGAGATGCCACAGGCGCATAGCTAGATGTCGGTACAGCAGCACTAGGCGCACTAGATGGATTTGCTCTAGGACTACGTGCAGGTGCAGCAGTTGTCGTAGCAGTTGTATTTGCAGTGCTACCAGCCCCAAAGCTATGAACTCGTTGAGCAACCAGTTCAGTTCGCTTTTCTTTGTAAGTACCGCGATCAACTATATCAAGACGGAGACGACCTTCTACGACAACTTGATCGCCTTTATGATATTTTTCCATAATCTCATCCGCTAAATTGTTCCAGCCCACGACCTTGATACGATAAGGTGCATCTTCAGCACGTCCACCTGCAAACTGGACAAGAAATGAAGCGATCGAGCTTTGGTTATCGGGAGTACGGCGCAGTTCTGGATCAGTTAGCACTTCTGCCATCAAGACAATAGAATTCATAGAGGTTTATCAAAAGCTTATGGCTTACTTTTAAATATTTATCATATAGCAGTTTCTGGTAGTACTAAATAAGTACCACTCTCTTTGCCGTACTTCGTTTAACATCGTTGTACTTACATCGCTTTGTGCTGACTCGAAACGCAGAGGAAATTTT includes:
- a CDS encoding single-stranded DNA-binding protein: MNSIVLMAEVLTDPELRRTPDNQSSIASFLVQFAGGRAEDAPYRIKVVGWNNLADEIMEKYHKGDQVVVEGRLRLDIVDRGTYKEKRTELVAQRVHSFGAGSTANTTATTTAAPARSPRANPSSAPSAAVPTSSYAPVASPATNAPDYDDIPF